In Siniperca chuatsi isolate FFG_IHB_CAS linkage group LG20, ASM2008510v1, whole genome shotgun sequence, the following proteins share a genomic window:
- the LOC122867411 gene encoding SUN domain-containing protein 1-like isoform X1 produces the protein MSVRDEDLDLQSWGWTDLSSYSSAASDSEKEQQVSSFLQTRIMSRRSLRLDDGLLDRGLPHGSASFSVGGTGWRSTRSLKSRRPQQHSVSCSESLLLVTPGKLTGPALPSSSLHSAASDASLLSSLLDESSVQEATLVDTFWGLDHDLDPKESTILAEQSTVLADCTLIGSDGRCPKHPVQALSRVYCKDCELHSDRKESAYCSSSKYAASSSSLTGSGPSEPADPESSTIYCRDRSRKSRTAGVPASLWGRLAACVLTLLALLYRHLMPQKHHDVTDVLQLWVDSSVLCVRRAAARCVSVLTRTWQVCRGLASQVNVQTDHRHGARSGPCGVMNLRESTTNLKERRPDGSLCDDCKEKQRSETGSVASSSSSWSSLASCLSGLMWSAAVFTASLLCQLTLSAASAVWPLTKEMFSASLSAGRSAGKAAGDLYRWLNRRWHHMTTSFLLTRFPLRLLLVLLPLLLLFSLCWFGPAGLQSVLAAVNITEWRTVVSDVPGLSSIYSLMPPESRSAEGAVEESREARPYVEPLYSRPPPAETPTGEEEEAAAVDESARLVRLERSLTALWERVEAGGRRAEQRHREVLRLYAVLQQQLVSTQGGGEGVEPWLRGLLDQQLDQQLSQLRRQLDEERRHRDQQDLSQQQSRTSRLDQLELQLQTLAARTEEVQWRQEAATVSPSPTTLPAAVSPGVDRQSHDALLAEVARLEAALEDVRRDVEGLSGCEDSCQRPDRIQQTISAQVSAQVREELRTLVYGNQLTVRGGASGDNAGLPESLLQWLSQQYVSGADLQASLASLERRILQNVSLQLEQRRSEETVREAVVHAAGAAGAAVTPEDVHVIVKNALRLFSQDRTGLADFALESGGGSILSTRCSETYETKAALLSLFGVPLWYFSQSPRVVIQPDIHPGNCWAFRGSTGFLVIRLSMRILPTAFSLEHIPKALAPSGTLRSAPRDFSVYGLDDESQERGKLLGSYSYDEDGEALQTYSVTEENDRAFQVIEVQVLSNWGHQEYTCMYRFRVHGTPEDV, from the exons gtcgCTGAAGTCTCGTCGTCCTCAGCAGCACTCGGTCTCCTGCTCAGAGTCTCTCCTCCTCGTGACTCCCGGTAAGCTGACGGGTCCGGCGCTCCCCAGCAGCAGCCTCCACAGCGCGGCCTCCGACGCCTCGCTGCTCTCCTCGCTGCTGGACGAGTCCTCCGTCCAGGAGGCCACGCTGGTCGACACCTTCTGGG GTCTGGACCACGACCTCGACCCCAAAG AAAGCACCATCTTGGCGGAGCAGAGCACCGTCCTGGCAGACTGCACTCTGATTGGTTCAGACGGCCGCTGTCCCAAACACCCGGTCCAGGCGCTCAGCAGGGTTTACTGTAAAGACTGTGAGCTGCACTCAGACAGGAAGGAGTCCGCATACTGCTCCTCCTCCAAATacgccgcctcctcctcctcgttgACGGGGTCGGGACCCTCGGAGCCCGCGGACCCGGAAAGTTCCACCATCTACTGCAGAGACCGGAGCCGCAAGAGCAGGACAG CAGGTGTGCCGGCGTCCCTGTGGGGCAGGTTAGCGGCCTGCGTGCTCACTCTGCTCGCTCTGCTTTACCGTCACCTGATGCCGCAGAAACACCACGATGTGACAG ATGTGCTGCAGCTGTGGGTGGACTCGTCTGTGCTGTGTGTCAGGAGAGCCGCAGCCCGCTGCGTCTCTGTGCTGACACGCACCTGGCAGGTGTGTCGGGGGCTGGCCTCGCAGGTCAACGTACAGACTGATCACAGACACGGAG CTCGATCCGGTCCCTGTGGAGTCATGAACCTGAGGGAGTCCACCACGAACCTGAAGGAGCGTCGTCCCGACGGATCTCTGT GTGACGACTGTAAGGAGAAACAGCGCTCGGAGACGGGCTCCGTcgcctcctcttcatcctcttggTCCtcgctggcttcctgtctgtcggGGCTGATGTGGAGCGCTGCTGTCTTTACAG CCTCGCTTCTCTGTCAGCTGACTCTCAGTGCAGCTTCAGCAGTTTGGCCTCTGACCAAGGAAatgttttctgcttctctgaGCGCCGGACGCTCTGCAG GTAAGGCAGCAGGTGACCTGTACAGGTGGCTCAACAGACGCTGGCATCACATGACCACCAGCTTCCTCCTGACGCG GTTTCCTCTCAGACTCCTCCTGGTTCTCCTCccgctgctcctcctcttca GCCTGTGTTGGTTTGGTCCAGCTGGTCTACAGTCTGTCCTCGCAGCTGTCAACATCACAGAGTGGAGGACGGTGGTCTCTGACGTCCCCGGTCTGTCCTCCATCTACAGCCTCATGCCCCCCGAGAGCCGCTCGGCAGAGGGCGCCGTGGAGGAGTCGAGGGAGGCGCGGCCCTACGTGGAGCCGCTCTACAGCAGACCTCCACCGGCTGAAACACCGACAGGAGAGGAG GAAGAGGCGGCGGCGGTGGATGAGTCTGCGCGGCTCGTTCGTCTGGAGCGGAGTCTGACGGCGCTGTGGGAGCGCGTGGAGGCCGGAGGGCGGCGGGCGGAGCAGAGACACAGGGAGGTGCTCCGGCTGTACGctgtcctccagcagcagctggtcTCTACTCAGGGCGGCGGCGAGGGCGTGGAGCCCTGGCTGAGAGGCCTGCTGGACCAGCAGCTGGACCAGCAGCTGTCCCAGCTCAGGAGACAGCTGGACGAGGAGAGACGGCACAGGGACCAG CAGGATTTGTCGCAGCAGCAGAGCCGAACGTCTCGCCTGGATcagctggagctgcagctgcagacgCTGGCTGCCAGAACAGAG GAGGTGCAGTGGAGACAAGAAGCTGCTACGGTCTCGCCTTCACCAACAACACTTCCAGCTGCTGTCAG CCCCGGTGTGGACCGTCAGTCCCATGATGCCTTGCTGGCGGAGGTTGCGCGGTTGGAGGCGGCTCTGGAGGACGTCCGGCGGGATGTTGAGGGTCTGTCTGGGTGTGAGGACAGCTGCCAACGCCCCGACAGAATCCAGCAGACG ATTTCAGCGCAGGTTTCCGCTCAGGTCCGCGAGGAGCTTCGGACTCTGGTCTACGGCAACCAGCTGACGGTGAGGGGCGGGGCCTCCGGAGACAACGCCGGCCTCCCAGAGTCGCTCCTCCAGTGGCTGTCGCAGCAGTACGTCAGCGGGGCCGACCTGCAGGCGTCGCTGGCCTCCCTGGAGCGCCGCATCCTGCAGAACGTCAGCCTGCAGCTGGAGCAGCGCCGCAGCGAGGAGACGGTCAGAGAGGCCGTCGTGCACGCCGCCGGGGCTGCTGGGGCCGCCGTGACCCCGGAG GACGTCCATGTGATTGTGAAGAACGCTCTGCGCCTGTTTTCTCAGGACCGAACTGGCCTGGCGGACTTCGCTCTGGAGTCTGGAG GGGGCAGCATCCTGAGCACTCGCTGCTCGGAGACGTACGAGACGAAGGCCGCTCTGCTCAGTCTGTTCGGAGTTCCTCTCTGGTatttctctcagtctcctcgGGTTGTTATCCAG cCGGACATCCATCCAGGAAACTGCTGGGCCTTCAGAGGCTCCACGGGCTTCCTGGTGATCCGCCTCTCCATGAGGATCCTCCCCACCGCCTTCTCCCTGGAGCACATCCCCAAAGCCCTGGCACCCAGCGGGACGCTGCGCAGCGCCCCCCGAGACTTCAGCGTCTAC GGTCTGGATGATGAGAGTCAGGAGAGAGGGAAGCTGCTGGGCTCTTACAGCTATGATGAGGATGGAGAAGCGCTGCAGACCTACTCCGTCACT GAGGAGAACGACCGAGCCTTCCAGGTCATCGAGGTACAGGTGTTGTCCAACTGGGGCCACCAGGAGTACACCTGCATGTACCGCTTCAGAGTGCACGGGACGCCCGAAGACGTCTGA
- the LOC122867411 gene encoding SUN domain-containing protein 1-like isoform X2, giving the protein MSVRDEDLDLQSWGWTDLSSYSSAASDSEKEQQVSSFLQTRIMSRRSLRLDDGLLDRGLPHGSASFSVGGTGWRSTRSLKSRRPQQHSVSCSESLLLVTPGKLTGPALPSSSLHSAASDASLLSSLLDESSVQEATLVDTFWGLDHDLDPKESTILAEQSTVLADCTLIGSDGRCPKHPVQALSRVYCKDCELHSDRKESAYCSSSKYAASSSSLTGSGPSEPADPESSTIYCRDRSRKSRTGVPASLWGRLAACVLTLLALLYRHLMPQKHHDVTDVLQLWVDSSVLCVRRAAARCVSVLTRTWQVCRGLASQVNVQTDHRHGARSGPCGVMNLRESTTNLKERRPDGSLCDDCKEKQRSETGSVASSSSSWSSLASCLSGLMWSAAVFTASLLCQLTLSAASAVWPLTKEMFSASLSAGRSAGKAAGDLYRWLNRRWHHMTTSFLLTRFPLRLLLVLLPLLLLFSLCWFGPAGLQSVLAAVNITEWRTVVSDVPGLSSIYSLMPPESRSAEGAVEESREARPYVEPLYSRPPPAETPTGEEEEAAAVDESARLVRLERSLTALWERVEAGGRRAEQRHREVLRLYAVLQQQLVSTQGGGEGVEPWLRGLLDQQLDQQLSQLRRQLDEERRHRDQQDLSQQQSRTSRLDQLELQLQTLAARTEEVQWRQEAATVSPSPTTLPAAVSPGVDRQSHDALLAEVARLEAALEDVRRDVEGLSGCEDSCQRPDRIQQTISAQVSAQVREELRTLVYGNQLTVRGGASGDNAGLPESLLQWLSQQYVSGADLQASLASLERRILQNVSLQLEQRRSEETVREAVVHAAGAAGAAVTPEDVHVIVKNALRLFSQDRTGLADFALESGGGSILSTRCSETYETKAALLSLFGVPLWYFSQSPRVVIQPDIHPGNCWAFRGSTGFLVIRLSMRILPTAFSLEHIPKALAPSGTLRSAPRDFSVYGLDDESQERGKLLGSYSYDEDGEALQTYSVTEENDRAFQVIEVQVLSNWGHQEYTCMYRFRVHGTPEDV; this is encoded by the exons gtcgCTGAAGTCTCGTCGTCCTCAGCAGCACTCGGTCTCCTGCTCAGAGTCTCTCCTCCTCGTGACTCCCGGTAAGCTGACGGGTCCGGCGCTCCCCAGCAGCAGCCTCCACAGCGCGGCCTCCGACGCCTCGCTGCTCTCCTCGCTGCTGGACGAGTCCTCCGTCCAGGAGGCCACGCTGGTCGACACCTTCTGGG GTCTGGACCACGACCTCGACCCCAAAG AAAGCACCATCTTGGCGGAGCAGAGCACCGTCCTGGCAGACTGCACTCTGATTGGTTCAGACGGCCGCTGTCCCAAACACCCGGTCCAGGCGCTCAGCAGGGTTTACTGTAAAGACTGTGAGCTGCACTCAGACAGGAAGGAGTCCGCATACTGCTCCTCCTCCAAATacgccgcctcctcctcctcgttgACGGGGTCGGGACCCTCGGAGCCCGCGGACCCGGAAAGTTCCACCATCTACTGCAGAGACCGGAGCCGCAAGAGCAGGACAG GTGTGCCGGCGTCCCTGTGGGGCAGGTTAGCGGCCTGCGTGCTCACTCTGCTCGCTCTGCTTTACCGTCACCTGATGCCGCAGAAACACCACGATGTGACAG ATGTGCTGCAGCTGTGGGTGGACTCGTCTGTGCTGTGTGTCAGGAGAGCCGCAGCCCGCTGCGTCTCTGTGCTGACACGCACCTGGCAGGTGTGTCGGGGGCTGGCCTCGCAGGTCAACGTACAGACTGATCACAGACACGGAG CTCGATCCGGTCCCTGTGGAGTCATGAACCTGAGGGAGTCCACCACGAACCTGAAGGAGCGTCGTCCCGACGGATCTCTGT GTGACGACTGTAAGGAGAAACAGCGCTCGGAGACGGGCTCCGTcgcctcctcttcatcctcttggTCCtcgctggcttcctgtctgtcggGGCTGATGTGGAGCGCTGCTGTCTTTACAG CCTCGCTTCTCTGTCAGCTGACTCTCAGTGCAGCTTCAGCAGTTTGGCCTCTGACCAAGGAAatgttttctgcttctctgaGCGCCGGACGCTCTGCAG GTAAGGCAGCAGGTGACCTGTACAGGTGGCTCAACAGACGCTGGCATCACATGACCACCAGCTTCCTCCTGACGCG GTTTCCTCTCAGACTCCTCCTGGTTCTCCTCccgctgctcctcctcttca GCCTGTGTTGGTTTGGTCCAGCTGGTCTACAGTCTGTCCTCGCAGCTGTCAACATCACAGAGTGGAGGACGGTGGTCTCTGACGTCCCCGGTCTGTCCTCCATCTACAGCCTCATGCCCCCCGAGAGCCGCTCGGCAGAGGGCGCCGTGGAGGAGTCGAGGGAGGCGCGGCCCTACGTGGAGCCGCTCTACAGCAGACCTCCACCGGCTGAAACACCGACAGGAGAGGAG GAAGAGGCGGCGGCGGTGGATGAGTCTGCGCGGCTCGTTCGTCTGGAGCGGAGTCTGACGGCGCTGTGGGAGCGCGTGGAGGCCGGAGGGCGGCGGGCGGAGCAGAGACACAGGGAGGTGCTCCGGCTGTACGctgtcctccagcagcagctggtcTCTACTCAGGGCGGCGGCGAGGGCGTGGAGCCCTGGCTGAGAGGCCTGCTGGACCAGCAGCTGGACCAGCAGCTGTCCCAGCTCAGGAGACAGCTGGACGAGGAGAGACGGCACAGGGACCAG CAGGATTTGTCGCAGCAGCAGAGCCGAACGTCTCGCCTGGATcagctggagctgcagctgcagacgCTGGCTGCCAGAACAGAG GAGGTGCAGTGGAGACAAGAAGCTGCTACGGTCTCGCCTTCACCAACAACACTTCCAGCTGCTGTCAG CCCCGGTGTGGACCGTCAGTCCCATGATGCCTTGCTGGCGGAGGTTGCGCGGTTGGAGGCGGCTCTGGAGGACGTCCGGCGGGATGTTGAGGGTCTGTCTGGGTGTGAGGACAGCTGCCAACGCCCCGACAGAATCCAGCAGACG ATTTCAGCGCAGGTTTCCGCTCAGGTCCGCGAGGAGCTTCGGACTCTGGTCTACGGCAACCAGCTGACGGTGAGGGGCGGGGCCTCCGGAGACAACGCCGGCCTCCCAGAGTCGCTCCTCCAGTGGCTGTCGCAGCAGTACGTCAGCGGGGCCGACCTGCAGGCGTCGCTGGCCTCCCTGGAGCGCCGCATCCTGCAGAACGTCAGCCTGCAGCTGGAGCAGCGCCGCAGCGAGGAGACGGTCAGAGAGGCCGTCGTGCACGCCGCCGGGGCTGCTGGGGCCGCCGTGACCCCGGAG GACGTCCATGTGATTGTGAAGAACGCTCTGCGCCTGTTTTCTCAGGACCGAACTGGCCTGGCGGACTTCGCTCTGGAGTCTGGAG GGGGCAGCATCCTGAGCACTCGCTGCTCGGAGACGTACGAGACGAAGGCCGCTCTGCTCAGTCTGTTCGGAGTTCCTCTCTGGTatttctctcagtctcctcgGGTTGTTATCCAG cCGGACATCCATCCAGGAAACTGCTGGGCCTTCAGAGGCTCCACGGGCTTCCTGGTGATCCGCCTCTCCATGAGGATCCTCCCCACCGCCTTCTCCCTGGAGCACATCCCCAAAGCCCTGGCACCCAGCGGGACGCTGCGCAGCGCCCCCCGAGACTTCAGCGTCTAC GGTCTGGATGATGAGAGTCAGGAGAGAGGGAAGCTGCTGGGCTCTTACAGCTATGATGAGGATGGAGAAGCGCTGCAGACCTACTCCGTCACT GAGGAGAACGACCGAGCCTTCCAGGTCATCGAGGTACAGGTGTTGTCCAACTGGGGCCACCAGGAGTACACCTGCATGTACCGCTTCAGAGTGCACGGGACGCCCGAAGACGTCTGA